Part of the Sulfuricurvum kujiense DSM 16994 genome, TCCCAAATTATGGAATGCCATTTCCCTCGAACATAAAAAGATTTCCAAAATTCTCCGAAAAAAACGGCGCTAAGCAGATATGAAATCGATCCTGTTCGTTTGTCTGGGTAACATCTGCCGCTCTCCGATAGCAGAAGGCGTCGCCAAAAAGCTGATAAAGGAGGGTGGGCATACAATTACGGTAGATTCTGCGGGAACGGGGAGCTGGCATGTCGGAGAACCTCCATGCAAACACTCCGTAGCCGTAGCCCGCAATCACGATATCGATATCGCTCCTCTGCGCGCCCGTCAGGTTAAAAAAGAGGACTTTAAATCATTTGACCTGATCGTTGCGCTTGATCAGAACAATTACCGCGATTTAAAAGCGCTGGGATGCCAAAATCTGGTCAAACTCGGCGATTACGGCTATAACGGCGCCGATGTCCCTGATCCGTACTTTTTTGACGGTTTTGAGGGGT contains:
- a CDS encoding low molecular weight protein-tyrosine-phosphatase, coding for MKSILFVCLGNICRSPIAEGVAKKLIKEGGHTITVDSAGTGSWHVGEPPCKHSVAVARNHDIDIAPLRARQVKKEDFKSFDLIVALDQNNYRDLKALGCQNLVKLGDYGYNGADVPDPYFFDGFEGFEHVYTMIESCVKELLKR